Proteins found in one uncultured Campylobacter sp. genomic segment:
- the ybeY gene encoding rRNA maturation RNase YbeY, which translates to MILCEQPYPEILDAIAAKLGGGSVELIFVRGEEMRQLNAQTRGIDKTTDVLSFPLDPAAFAGFGEDLSEENSAHENSGDENPYAANSASENTSVANSASKNSNAINSKNSEGESSGDKNLKNENFGGGNFAPALLGSVVINLDLVELKAAQLGHGRDDETALLFTHGMLHVLGYDHESDDGQMRAKECEIIEKFRLPKSLIVRTEGSEE; encoded by the coding sequence ATGATACTTTGCGAGCAGCCCTATCCCGAAATTTTGGACGCTATCGCGGCGAAGCTGGGCGGCGGGAGCGTCGAGCTAATTTTCGTGCGCGGCGAGGAGATGCGGCAGCTAAATGCCCAAACGCGCGGCATCGATAAGACGACCGATGTGCTGAGCTTCCCGCTCGATCCTGCGGCGTTTGCGGGCTTTGGCGAGGATTTAAGCGAGGAAAATTCCGCGCATGAAAACAGCGGCGATGAAAATCCATACGCTGCGAATTCTGCTAGTGAAAATACAAGCGTCGCTAATTCTGCGAGCAAAAATTCTAATGCCATAAATTCCAAAAATTCCGAGGGCGAAAGTTCTGGCGATAAAAATTTAAAGAATGAAAATTTTGGCGGCGGAAATTTCGCTCCCGCGCTACTCGGCTCGGTCGTGATAAATTTAGACCTCGTAGAGCTGAAAGCCGCGCAGCTAGGGCACGGCAGGGATGACGAGACGGCGCTACTTTTTACGCACGGCATGCTGCACGTGCTAGGTTACGACCACGAGAGCGACGACGGACAGATGCGCGCCAAAGAATGTGAGATCATCGAGAAATTCCGCCTTCCAAAAAGCCTGATCGTGCGAACGGAAGGAAGCGAGGAATAA
- the tsaD gene encoding tRNA (adenosine(37)-N6)-threonylcarbamoyltransferase complex transferase subunit TsaD, translating into MILAIESSCDDSSVAVMDERSFELKFYEKISQEADHAKYGGVVPELAARLHTEALPRILQRAKPYFSKLSAVAATNTPGLSVSLIGGVNMAKALALALNLPLIGVNHLIGHVYSLFLDGEARFPMGVLLVSGGHTMVLDISAAGGIEILATTGDDSFGESFDKIAKMLGLGYPGGALIEKLAKGGEPRFELPVPLKGDRRLEYSFSGLKNAVRVQVEKLKEAGELDKRAMRDLARCFEDAACAHILDKLQRIFELCRFARFGVVGGASANLHLRGLLTDLCERAGCEILFAPMKFCSDNAAMIARAAIEKLRKKEFTAPAELQIIPHLNLRSAFE; encoded by the coding sequence GTGATACTTGCTATTGAGAGCAGCTGCGACGACAGCTCGGTCGCGGTGATGGATGAGCGCAGTTTCGAGCTGAAATTTTACGAAAAAATAAGCCAGGAGGCCGATCACGCCAAATACGGCGGCGTCGTGCCCGAGCTTGCCGCGAGGCTGCATACTGAGGCGCTGCCGCGGATTTTACAGCGCGCAAAGCCCTATTTTAGCAAGCTTAGCGCCGTCGCAGCGACCAATACCCCGGGGCTTAGCGTGAGCCTGATCGGCGGCGTGAATATGGCAAAAGCGCTCGCGCTCGCGCTAAATCTGCCGCTCATCGGCGTAAATCATCTCATAGGCCACGTTTACTCGCTGTTTTTGGACGGCGAGGCGCGATTTCCGATGGGCGTTTTGCTCGTTAGCGGCGGGCATACGATGGTTTTAGATATCAGCGCTGCGGGAGGTATCGAAATTTTAGCGACCACCGGCGACGACAGCTTCGGCGAGAGCTTCGATAAGATCGCAAAGATGCTAGGGCTCGGCTATCCGGGCGGCGCACTCATCGAGAAGCTCGCAAAAGGCGGCGAGCCGCGGTTTGAGCTGCCCGTGCCGCTAAAGGGCGACAGGCGGCTGGAGTATAGCTTTTCGGGGCTTAAAAACGCCGTGCGCGTGCAGGTAGAGAAACTAAAAGAGGCGGGCGAGCTGGATAAGCGGGCGATGCGCGATCTGGCGCGCTGTTTTGAGGACGCGGCGTGCGCGCACATACTGGATAAATTGCAGCGGATCTTTGAGCTGTGCCGATTTGCGCGATTCGGCGTCGTGGGTGGAGCGAGCGCAAACCTGCATCTGCGCGGACTTTTGACGGATCTGTGCGAGCGGGCGGGCTGCGAGATACTTTTCGCGCCGATGAAATTTTGCTCCGACAACGCCGCTATGATCGCGCGCGCGGCGATAGAAAAGCTGCGTAAAAAAGAGTTCACGGCGCCCGCAGAACTGCAAATCATTCCGCATCTAAATCTACGCTCGGCGTTTGAGTGA
- the creD gene encoding cell envelope integrity protein CreD, whose translation MLNSTKNAIRGAFWTKPFIVLVLLLLLLIPLSFIDNLTYSRSETKQLAQDSILTPVGGELQIQGLAIVVPYTEIIEAIDKSNNELVKRRVEKNFIIVPKNYSLAAEIDPTYLKRGIFRVPIYNGDFALKADFEAINYTELGVDPARLNFDEAVLVLGVGNQKSFTASPALSLNGKELKQYHGNTEAKIFDRSLIYKLPASALSSDFSISGTLKIQGGEALHLAPIAQNSRFEISSTWASPSFGGGFIAKSREVSASGFKASWEVTGLAAGIAPAWLADQDDRVAMTNWRSNDDRNDAVSIGFIEPVNNYSLIKRCTDYALLFLAVPFLAIFLCEVYTHERIHPIQYLLIGLEDVVFYLLVLSLSEHIGFAISYAISAIAVSAIVFFYASAIFKGARWGIFITCVQLVSYAILYVILNSEDYALLMGSLMIFAVISLVMYFTRKLDWYDTAIPSGEKKQEQEPEI comes from the coding sequence TTGTTAAATTCTACTAAAAACGCCATTCGTGGTGCGTTTTGGACGAAACCGTTCATAGTTTTAGTGCTGCTTTTGCTGCTGCTAATCCCGCTAAGCTTTATCGATAATCTTACCTACTCCCGCTCCGAAACCAAGCAGCTCGCGCAGGATTCGATCCTCACGCCGGTAGGTGGTGAGCTGCAAATCCAGGGCCTTGCGATCGTAGTGCCCTACACAGAGATAATCGAAGCGATAGACAAAAGCAACAACGAGCTCGTAAAAAGGCGCGTAGAGAAAAATTTCATCATCGTGCCTAAAAACTACTCCCTCGCGGCGGAGATCGACCCCACTTATCTAAAGCGCGGAATTTTTCGCGTTCCTATATATAACGGCGATTTTGCGCTTAAGGCGGACTTTGAGGCGATAAACTATACCGAGCTCGGCGTCGATCCTGCGCGGCTAAATTTCGACGAAGCCGTGCTAGTGCTCGGCGTAGGCAATCAAAAATCTTTCACCGCCTCCCCCGCTTTAAGCTTAAACGGCAAGGAGCTTAAGCAATATCACGGCAACACCGAGGCTAAAATTTTCGATCGGAGTTTAATCTACAAGCTCCCCGCTTCCGCGTTATCGTCTGATTTTAGCATCAGCGGCACGCTTAAAATTCAAGGCGGCGAGGCGCTTCATCTAGCTCCGATCGCGCAAAATAGCCGTTTTGAAATTAGCTCTACTTGGGCATCGCCTAGCTTTGGCGGCGGTTTTATCGCCAAATCGCGCGAGGTAAGCGCTAGCGGTTTTAAAGCTTCGTGGGAAGTTACAGGCTTAGCCGCGGGCATTGCTCCTGCGTGGCTTGCAGATCAAGATGACCGCGTCGCTATGACGAACTGGCGCAGCAACGACGATAGAAATGATGCCGTAAGTATCGGTTTCATCGAGCCCGTGAACAACTACTCGCTGATTAAGCGCTGCACGGATTATGCGCTTTTATTCTTAGCGGTGCCGTTTTTGGCGATCTTTTTGTGCGAGGTTTATACTCACGAGCGCATCCATCCGATCCAATACCTATTAATAGGGCTTGAGGACGTCGTTTTCTACCTGCTAGTGCTTTCGCTCTCCGAACACATCGGCTTTGCGATCAGCTACGCTATCTCGGCGATCGCAGTCAGCGCGATAGTATTTTTCTACGCGAGCGCGATTTTTAAAGGCGCGCGCTGGGGCATTTTCATAACTTGCGTTCAGCTCGTTTCATATGCGATCCTCTACGTCATCTTAAATTCCGAGGACTACGCCCTATTAATGGGAAGCTTGATGATATTCGCGGTGATTTCGCTCGTTATGTATTTTACTCGCAAGCTCGATTGGTACGATACCGCGATCCCAAGCGGCGAGAAAAAACAAGAGCAAGAGCCCGAAATTTAG
- a CDS encoding TonB-dependent receptor, producing MKKFHLALSLCAVLCLSAQADEKSSATDASKSKDSNTQSLGVIEVISDSSMPSTVDDVTINTRNATLVKDVFRDIPGVYVGGTNGMNQKIYMRGVSDRGLNITIDGAKQNGNTFHHNADLLIDPDLIKAVEVDVGARSVVNGSGALGGSVAFKTVDASDLLEDGQDIGAKLKVGYTSNNEGYSQSAMLYGRAVDSLDMLAAFKHYGYGFGESGNGKPTGGDGNDINYLFKVGYSFLDFHKISLSTEHMQYKGLYPLRPEFGSWLNGQLDNRKYERDTHTIKYTYNPSDLLELDITGYYTKHQRIGSTSTNVKWGVETKGGKIGAKSKFETGDLAHTLRYGFDYYRSENYVKPGNLRPEKVDNYSFYIEDAMRYGGLTITPGVRYERHELKTYNGRGANISSYKYKFDEVSPALALDYEIGAGFGAFASYARVFRGPDVIESMMAAGTSRGRPLSWMANENLKATTGNAYEIGGRYKSDLAENSSVSLTAKYFRTEYKNLIVDNNAAGGIVGCPGGAQGTLCRANAGGADIDGVELYARLILDDLSLAAGYTHQHVEYKDRVRSGSGYLSSNIIGYRDYGDKYTFNAEYAISAADLLLGYNLLFFDSKNVASANSDEKTKVPSYAVHDLYVTYAPDSGRFNGLEINAGVYNLFDKAYASHSQRSADFTGDSNAIDWEPGRNFKLSVAYKF from the coding sequence ATGAAAAAATTTCATCTGGCTTTGTCTTTGTGCGCGGTTCTTTGCTTAAGCGCACAAGCAGACGAGAAATCAAGCGCTACGGACGCATCCAAAAGCAAGGATTCAAATACGCAAAGCCTAGGCGTAATCGAAGTTATTAGTGATTCTAGCATGCCTAGCACCGTGGATGATGTCACAATCAACACCCGCAATGCCACGCTCGTAAAAGACGTATTTCGCGATATTCCGGGCGTGTATGTGGGCGGTACCAACGGCATGAATCAAAAAATTTATATGCGCGGCGTGAGCGATCGCGGTCTAAATATCACGATTGACGGCGCGAAACAAAACGGCAATACCTTCCACCACAACGCCGATTTACTAATCGATCCTGATCTTATCAAAGCCGTAGAGGTCGATGTAGGCGCGCGCTCGGTCGTAAACGGCTCGGGCGCCTTGGGTGGCTCGGTAGCTTTTAAGACGGTGGATGCTTCTGATCTGCTTGAGGACGGTCAGGATATCGGCGCCAAGCTCAAAGTGGGCTATACGAGCAACAACGAGGGCTATTCGCAAAGCGCGATGCTCTACGGCAGGGCAGTTGATAGCCTAGATATGCTTGCCGCATTCAAGCACTACGGATACGGCTTCGGCGAATCTGGCAACGGCAAACCTACGGGCGGCGATGGCAACGACATAAATTATTTATTCAAAGTGGGCTATAGCTTTTTGGATTTCCATAAAATTTCGCTCTCTACCGAGCATATGCAGTATAAAGGCTTGTATCCTTTGCGCCCGGAATTCGGCTCTTGGCTGAACGGACAGCTAGATAACCGTAAATACGAGCGCGATACGCACACGATCAAATACACATATAATCCAAGCGACCTGCTAGAACTCGACATCACGGGATATTACACCAAGCATCAACGCATCGGATCAACCTCGACAAATGTAAAATGGGGCGTCGAGACTAAGGGCGGCAAAATCGGTGCTAAGAGTAAATTTGAAACGGGCGATCTGGCTCATACGTTGCGTTACGGCTTTGATTACTACCGCTCCGAAAACTACGTCAAGCCCGGCAATCTACGCCCCGAGAAGGTCGACAATTATAGCTTTTATATCGAGGATGCTATGCGATACGGCGGGCTTACGATAACTCCCGGCGTGCGCTACGAAAGGCACGAGCTAAAGACTTACAACGGCAGAGGCGCTAATATCTCTAGCTACAAATATAAATTTGACGAAGTAAGCCCCGCCTTGGCGCTTGATTACGAGATCGGCGCGGGATTTGGGGCATTTGCGAGCTATGCGCGAGTATTTAGAGGACCTGACGTAATAGAGAGCATGATGGCTGCGGGCACTAGCCGTGGCAGACCTCTAAGCTGGATGGCTAACGAAAATTTAAAAGCCACTACGGGCAACGCCTACGAAATAGGCGGTCGCTACAAAAGCGATCTGGCAGAAAATTCCTCAGTAAGCCTAACTGCGAAGTATTTCAGAACGGAATATAAAAATCTCATCGTAGATAACAATGCGGCGGGCGGAATCGTCGGCTGCCCGGGAGGCGCGCAGGGCACCTTATGCAGAGCTAACGCAGGCGGCGCGGATATTGACGGCGTCGAGCTTTACGCAAGATTAATATTAGATGATTTGAGCCTTGCTGCGGGTTACACCCACCAGCACGTAGAATATAAAGACCGCGTGCGCAGCGGCTCGGGCTATCTAAGCTCAAACATCATCGGCTACCGCGACTACGGTGATAAATACACCTTCAATGCCGAATACGCAATCTCTGCGGCGGATCTACTGCTGGGCTATAACTTGCTCTTTTTCGACTCCAAAAACGTAGCCTCCGCAAATAGCGACGAAAAAACAAAAGTGCCTAGCTACGCGGTTCACGATCTATATGTGACCTACGCTCCGGATAGCGGACGCTTTAATGGGCTAGAGATCAACGCGGGCGTTTACAATCTCTTTGATAAAGCCTACGCGTCGCACTCGCAGCGCAGCGCCGATTTCACCGGAGATTCAAACGCTATCGACTGGGAGCCGGGACGAAATTTCAAGCTAAGCGTGGCGTATAAATTTTAA
- the exbB gene encoding TonB-system energizer ExbB, with the protein MEFLAHYVDYIIFAILGFMSFLVVWFSIERLLFYSKVKASDYKSKALYEEALTKNLTTLYIVYSNAPYIGLLGTVIGIMITFFDMSTASGIDTKAIMQGLSLALKATATGLVVAVPTLIIYNGFVRKVDVLLNRYDEVK; encoded by the coding sequence ATGGAATTTTTGGCGCATTACGTGGATTACATTATCTTTGCGATCCTCGGATTTATGAGCTTTTTAGTCGTGTGGTTCAGTATCGAAAGGCTGCTTTTTTATTCGAAGGTTAAGGCGAGCGATTACAAAAGCAAGGCGCTATATGAAGAGGCTCTGACAAAAAATTTAACGACGCTTTATATTGTTTATTCAAATGCTCCGTACATCGGTCTTTTAGGCACAGTCATCGGCATTATGATCACTTTTTTTGATATGAGTACCGCAAGCGGTATTGATACCAAGGCCATCATGCAAGGTCTCTCGCTTGCCCTTAAAGCTACGGCTACCGGTCTAGTCGTCGCCGTACCTACGCTCATCATCTACAATGGCTTTGTTCGCAAGGTAGATGTGCTTCTAAACCGCTACGATGAGGTTAAATAA
- the exbD gene encoding TonB system transport protein ExbD — MSIPRRDGLNIVPFIDIMLVLLAIVLSVSTFIAQGHIKVNLPSSSSSQNPQEDKKVTIKVDSESKIYLDDVAISEDELEKKIAALDKNDLVVLKNDKDSKFSSFISIMDVLKKAGHEKFAIVTEKEQ, encoded by the coding sequence ATGAGCATTCCTAGACGAGACGGGCTAAATATCGTCCCGTTCATCGACATTATGCTGGTGCTGCTAGCGATCGTGCTTAGTGTCTCGACTTTCATTGCGCAGGGGCATATTAAGGTAAATCTTCCATCTTCTTCAAGCTCGCAAAATCCGCAAGAGGATAAAAAAGTTACCATCAAAGTGGATAGCGAATCTAAAATTTATCTAGACGATGTCGCAATAAGCGAGGATGAGCTTGAGAAAAAAATTGCCGCACTCGATAAAAACGATCTTGTCGTGTTGAAAAATGATAAAGACTCGAAATTTTCCTCTTTCATTTCGATCATGGATGTCCTAAAAAAGGCGGGCCATGAAAAATTTGCGATCGTGACAGAAAAAGAGCAATGA
- a CDS encoding TonB family protein yields the protein MNKDSAVGFIVSLVLHCIIAVGVFALLSSAPKPPSMPDMIAFSIDSIMDEAKQGDISDEPNIPPPSEQSEADPEPEPTPPEPEPEPEPEPTPVEPEPIPEPEPIPEPQPIPEPVVEKPKPVEKPKPKPVEKPKPIEKPKPKKEHKVQSSDRNLTAKFDPTKPISLGSGGGGGSSSAGGGSDAITSRGDPSNSDVGKKIFAIISRYAQSHYPKNAQRMRKIGVVGVHFTYTASGDVKGLRVTSSSNVDSLDEGALSAVERTKGSFPKVEKDMEFNFSIKYTLNFN from the coding sequence ATGAATAAAGATAGCGCAGTAGGCTTTATCGTATCTTTGGTGCTGCATTGCATCATCGCTGTGGGTGTTTTTGCTCTTTTATCGTCGGCACCGAAGCCGCCTAGCATGCCCGATATGATAGCCTTTTCCATCGATAGCATAATGGATGAGGCCAAGCAGGGTGATATCTCCGATGAGCCGAATATCCCGCCTCCTTCCGAGCAGTCTGAAGCGGATCCCGAGCCCGAGCCCACTCCGCCTGAGCCAGAACCCGAACCGGAACCCGAACCGACCCCTGTTGAGCCGGAGCCGATACCGGAGCCCGAGCCGATTCCTGAACCGCAGCCTATACCAGAGCCTGTAGTTGAAAAACCAAAACCGGTCGAAAAGCCCAAGCCAAAGCCGGTAGAAAAACCAAAACCGATCGAAAAACCGAAGCCTAAAAAAGAGCATAAAGTTCAAAGCAGCGATAGGAATTTAACGGCAAAGTTTGACCCGACAAAGCCTATTTCGCTGGGTAGCGGCGGCGGAGGCGGCTCCAGTAGCGCAGGCGGCGGTAGCGACGCTATAACAAGCCGCGGCGATCCTAGCAATAGCGATGTCGGCAAGAAAATTTTCGCCATCATTTCGCGCTACGCGCAGTCGCACTACCCTAAAAATGCGCAACGTATGCGTAAAATCGGCGTCGTAGGCGTGCACTTTACCTATACGGCAAGTGGCGATGTTAAGGGTCTTCGCGTTACGTCTTCTTCGAATGTCGATTCGCTTGATGAGGGCGCGTTAAGCGCGGTCGAGCGCACAAAAGGTAGCTTTCCAAAGGTCGAGAAAGATATGGAATTTAACTTTAGCATAAAATATACGCTAAATTTTAACTAG
- a CDS encoding NAD(P)-binding domain-containing protein — MIDVYDLAVIGGGPCGIASVVEAKRNGLAHVLLLEKGDNHSQTIRQFYKDKKRVDKEYKGFDSETRGSISFETGTKESVLNYFDELLDSDEIDTNFKSEVEKIEKHADEFYITTSSAGYRARNVIVAIGRMGKPNKPAYKIPPSITQRVNFNLDKCTINEKILVVGGGNSAAEYAIALCKTNVVTLCYRKPKFTRLNETNESDVMRETKYGNIILRLGIDIEALENENGKVLVKFDDGTELVFDRVIYAIGGTSPIDFLKKCGIAYDENGVPIVDENLQTATNGLYVGGDLISRSGGSIVVAINHAHTIIKNIRR; from the coding sequence ATGATAGACGTTTACGACTTGGCGGTGATCGGCGGCGGTCCTTGCGGCATCGCTTCCGTAGTAGAAGCCAAAAGAAACGGGCTCGCGCATGTGCTTCTGCTTGAAAAAGGCGACAACCACTCTCAAACGATTAGGCAGTTTTACAAAGATAAAAAGCGCGTAGATAAAGAATATAAGGGCTTTGACAGCGAGACGCGCGGCTCTATTTCGTTTGAAACCGGCACAAAAGAGAGCGTGCTAAATTATTTCGACGAGCTCTTAGATAGCGACGAAATCGATACGAATTTCAAAAGTGAGGTCGAAAAGATCGAAAAGCACGCAGATGAGTTTTATATCACGACTAGCTCGGCTGGATACCGCGCGCGCAACGTCATCGTCGCAATTGGCAGGATGGGCAAGCCTAATAAGCCCGCTTATAAAATTCCGCCTTCGATCACGCAACGCGTAAATTTTAATCTCGATAAATGCACGATCAATGAAAAAATTCTAGTCGTCGGAGGCGGTAACTCAGCTGCGGAATACGCCATAGCGCTATGTAAAACCAATGTCGTGACGCTTTGCTATCGCAAGCCTAAATTTACCCGCCTAAACGAGACGAACGAAAGCGACGTAATGCGCGAGACCAAATACGGCAACATCATCTTGCGTTTAGGTATCGATATAGAGGCTCTTGAGAATGAAAACGGCAAGGTGCTGGTGAAATTTGATGATGGCACCGAGCTCGTGTTTGACCGCGTGATATACGCGATCGGCGGCACGAGCCCGATTGATTTTCTTAAAAAATGCGGCATCGCTTACGATGAAAACGGCGTGCCGATCGTGGATGAAAATCTCCAGACTGCCACTAACGGGCTTTACGTCGGCGGAGATCTCATCAGCAGAAGCGGCGGATCGATCGTGGTGGCGATAAATCACGCCCATACCATCATCAAAAATATCCGCAGATGA
- a CDS encoding methyltransferase: MRLYQPKKGYRYTSDTIFLWNFIRSSGVRKADVASQNGSWALGCGAEFKDATDRSFNAQFCASDFAGDEVEFYAEDCAFSKEESYAANHSVGNDRDFGSKGCAELKAEFKMEFQAEFQEKFQSEHCKNSDFQSDEAWHDLKPDIASGENFKFCDEQIAQPLESQKTHDKDFASKFEDAKARADFAAECLRDDGFAACDERSPKGALNPRAIYGDVLDVGAGCGILGLLLKRDFKSINLSLLEIQERNLEILRLNSLQNDLPAEILHADFAEFKSKKRFDFIVSNPPFYRERISLSKEPHMALSKSVASLSLRDFVRSANAHLKPGGTLIFCYEAGKLAKICELLGEFRLNLTRLGFVYPDISKPAKLALLQARKNSRSPCEIVLPIYASAHGRRTAQAHAIYKSADLTSVDYE, encoded by the coding sequence ATGAGGCTTTATCAGCCAAAAAAGGGTTATCGCTACACTAGCGATACGATTTTTTTGTGGAATTTTATAAGAAGCTCAGGCGTGCGTAAAGCTGACGTAGCATCGCAAAATGGCTCTTGGGCGCTGGGCTGTGGCGCGGAATTTAAAGACGCGACAGATAGGAGCTTTAATGCGCAGTTTTGCGCTTCGGATTTCGCAGGCGACGAAGTGGAATTTTACGCCGAGGATTGCGCTTTTAGCAAAGAAGAGTCGTATGCCGCTAACCATAGCGTGGGGAATGATCGCGATTTTGGAAGTAAGGGCTGCGCTGAACTTAAGGCGGAATTTAAAATGGAATTTCAAGCGGAATTTCAGGAGAAATTTCAAAGCGAGCACTGCAAAAATTCCGATTTTCAAAGCGACGAAGCCTGGCATGATTTAAAGCCCGACATTGCAAGCGGTGAAAATTTTAAATTTTGTGACGAGCAAATCGCGCAGCCTTTAGAATCTCAAAAGACGCACGATAAAGATTTTGCGAGCAAATTTGAAGACGCCAAGGCGCGCGCGGATTTTGCTGCGGAGTGCTTGCGTGACGACGGGTTTGCCGCTTGCGATGAGCGTAGCCCTAAAGGCGCGCTAAATCCGCGAGCGATATATGGCGACGTGCTGGATGTGGGCGCAGGATGTGGAATTTTAGGACTTTTACTAAAGCGCGATTTTAAAAGCATTAATCTAAGCTTGCTAGAAATTCAAGAGCGAAATTTAGAAATCTTAAGGCTAAATTCTTTGCAAAACGATCTGCCTGCCGAGATTTTGCACGCGGATTTCGCGGAGTTTAAAAGCAAAAAGCGTTTTGACTTTATCGTCTCAAATCCGCCCTTTTATCGAGAGCGCATTTCGCTTAGCAAAGAGCCTCATATGGCGCTTAGTAAGAGCGTAGCAAGCCTTAGCCTACGGGATTTCGTGCGATCTGCGAACGCTCATCTCAAGCCTGGCGGTACGCTTATTTTTTGCTACGAGGCGGGCAAGCTAGCTAAAATTTGCGAGCTTTTGGGCGAGTTTAGGCTAAATTTGACGAGGCTTGGTTTTGTCTATCCCGACATTTCAAAGCCCGCTAAACTAGCGCTTTTGCAAGCTCGTAAGAACTCGCGCTCGCCCTGTGAGATCGTCCTTCCGATCTATGCTAGCGCGCACGGAAGGCGCACCGCGCAAGCCCACGCGATCTACAAAAGCGCGGATTTAACGAGCGTGGATTATGAGTAA
- a CDS encoding YkgJ family cysteine cluster protein — MSKFGFSFDASACEHCGGKCCTGESGYIWIDESEIAALAVKFKISPAELKRTYLDKIGARFSVKEKPFEGGLACVFFDEAQRNCGIYELRPKQCRSFPFWEYFKTHTKELEEECIGVRF, encoded by the coding sequence ATGAGTAAGTTCGGCTTTAGCTTCGATGCAAGCGCGTGCGAGCACTGCGGCGGCAAGTGCTGCACAGGAGAGAGCGGCTATATCTGGATAGATGAGAGTGAGATTGCGGCGTTAGCGGTAAAATTTAAAATTTCGCCCGCGGAGCTTAAAAGGACGTATTTGGACAAGATAGGCGCTAGATTTAGCGTAAAAGAAAAGCCCTTTGAAGGCGGTTTGGCGTGCGTATTTTTTGACGAGGCGCAGCGCAACTGCGGGATTTACGAGCTGCGCCCGAAGCAGTGCCGCAGCTTCCCGTTTTGGGAATATTTTAAAACGCATACTAAAGAATTGGAGGAAGAATGTATCGGGGTAAGGTTTTAA
- the trpC gene encoding indole-3-glycerol phosphate synthase TrpC: protein MILDEILKRIREDLALRKEKLPEDLLGRSLSANPYEPRDVISALRSDEKDPLRIIAEIKKASPSKGVIREDFEPLSLAVEYENAGASAFSVLTEPHYFRGDLEFIPQIRRYTRTPILRKDFIVDRYQILEALVYGADFILLIAKALERKELRELLEFARRLGLRALCEIHDKDDLKKAIFAGAGIVGINHRNLETFEVDTSLSERLIPLIPNGKIIVAESGLHSHEQLLSLHEAGVDAFLIGEHFMRQNDVGAALREIKLGAGG from the coding sequence ATGATTTTGGATGAAATTTTAAAACGCATTCGCGAGGATCTCGCGCTTCGCAAAGAAAAGCTACCCGAGGATCTGCTCGGCCGCTCGCTAAGCGCTAATCCCTACGAGCCGCGCGATGTCATAAGCGCGCTTAGAAGCGATGAGAAGGATCCGCTGCGCATCATCGCCGAGATCAAAAAGGCAAGCCCGAGCAAGGGGGTCATCCGCGAGGATTTTGAGCCGCTAAGCCTTGCCGTGGAGTACGAAAATGCAGGTGCGAGCGCCTTTTCGGTGCTTACCGAGCCGCATTATTTCAGAGGCGATTTGGAGTTCATCCCGCAGATCCGCCGCTACACTCGTACACCCATTTTGCGCAAGGATTTCATCGTCGATCGCTATCAGATCCTCGAAGCGCTGGTTTACGGCGCTGATTTTATTCTGCTGATCGCCAAAGCGCTTGAGCGCAAGGAGCTAAGAGAGCTGCTTGAGTTTGCCCGCAGGCTTGGGCTTCGGGCGCTGTGCGAGATCCACGATAAGGACGATCTTAAAAAGGCGATCTTCGCAGGTGCGGGTATTGTCGGCATCAACCATCGAAATTTAGAGACTTTCGAGGTCGATACGAGCCTGAGCGAGCGGCTGATCCCGCTAATTCCAAACGGCAAGATCATCGTAGCCGAAAGCGGTCTGCACTCGCACGAGCAGCTTTTAAGCTTGCACGAGGCGGGCGTCGATGCGTTTTTGATCGGCGAGCATTTTATGCGCCAAAATGACGTAGGCGCGGCGTTGCGCGAGATAAAGCTCGGCGCGGGCGGCTAA
- a CDS encoding HIT domain-containing protein, with protein sequence MDYLCAPWRSEYFTEKRSGCPFCDAAADAAFDDRNGVLFRAQHCFGVMNLYPYSPGAFMVIPYEHADNIECLSDDAWAEMSRYVRAGVGILKRTLGANGVNIGMNLGAAAGAGIAEHVHYHLVPRWQRDTNFITTIANIRVNGVSFAPLFEKLKAAYAEIKI encoded by the coding sequence ATGGATTATCTTTGTGCCCCTTGGCGAAGCGAGTATTTTACCGAAAAAAGAAGCGGCTGTCCCTTTTGCGACGCGGCGGCGGATGCGGCGTTTGATGATCGCAACGGCGTGCTTTTTCGCGCGCAGCACTGCTTCGGGGTGATGAACCTCTACCCCTACAGCCCGGGCGCGTTTATGGTCATACCCTACGAGCACGCGGACAATATCGAGTGCCTTAGCGATGATGCGTGGGCGGAGATGAGCCGCTATGTGCGCGCCGGAGTGGGGATCTTAAAGCGCACTCTGGGCGCAAACGGCGTAAATATCGGCATGAACCTAGGCGCCGCCGCGGGTGCGGGCATAGCCGAGCACGTGCACTATCATCTCGTGCCGCGGTGGCAGCGTGATACGAATTTCATCACGACGATCGCGAACATCCGCGTAAACGGCGTTTCGTTCGCCCCGCTTTTTGAGAAGCTAAAGGCGGCTTACGCGGAGATTAAAATTTAA